A single window of Archangium gephyra DNA harbors:
- a CDS encoding prenyltransferase/squalene oxidase repeat-containing protein, whose translation MHGGDPREAARCALNRACEHLARTQAADGAWRLPPAPRILENALACLIAEAFVPELLPHVAAARHWVLDAAVQRHHEVPRVLDSWLQAWVSGRAREAGPDLTHAAFSEPVFAPRRLTFCALALALDTPVQGGLPREHLQARMLELVRTRHVSRLKTWSVAEAAALFLLLGGTGSPEDTALALDALCEAQLPSGSFGEHQVATFLALAALRRQAPGSAPFARALDFLLRTRAEDGTWRFSHADVWDTALLCRALEGHERFGATLRDGAEAFLLRHQKRDGGWPYRNDVESDTDTTGMVMLALSPGAASLDASRAAAGYLSRMRTEAGLWRTWQYREDPPAEEVVAHAVLGLRRWGADGDAWLPGTQWLATRLHEDTGWCAHWYNMQSYAAHEIGMALGPAHPATRHAARLLVARRNADGGWGPTAGAASSAAATGMSLALLGHYLPAEHPVISRAVHLLVELQQPDGAWPGPVEMFVPRPFAIDYPMQALALAAHGLALVAGPPRAPLIPLE comes from the coding sequence ATGCACGGTGGCGACCCGCGTGAAGCCGCCCGGTGCGCGCTGAACCGAGCCTGTGAGCACCTCGCCCGGACGCAAGCGGCGGACGGCGCCTGGAGGCTCCCTCCCGCTCCGAGGATTCTCGAGAACGCCCTGGCCTGCCTCATCGCGGAGGCCTTCGTGCCGGAGCTGCTTCCCCACGTGGCCGCCGCCCGGCACTGGGTTCTCGATGCGGCGGTGCAGCGGCACCACGAGGTGCCCCGTGTGCTCGACTCCTGGCTCCAGGCCTGGGTGAGCGGCCGGGCCCGGGAGGCCGGACCCGACCTGACGCATGCGGCTTTCTCCGAGCCCGTCTTCGCTCCCCGCCGGCTCACGTTCTGCGCGCTCGCCCTCGCCCTGGACACGCCGGTCCAGGGCGGTCTCCCTCGCGAACACCTCCAGGCGAGGATGCTGGAGTTGGTGCGCACCCGCCACGTCTCGCGGTTGAAGACATGGTCGGTCGCGGAGGCGGCCGCGCTCTTCCTGCTGCTCGGAGGCACCGGCTCCCCGGAGGACACGGCCCTGGCGCTGGACGCGCTGTGTGAGGCCCAGTTGCCCTCGGGCTCGTTCGGCGAGCACCAGGTGGCGACCTTCCTCGCCCTGGCGGCTTTGCGGCGTCAGGCCCCGGGCTCGGCGCCCTTCGCCCGCGCGCTCGACTTCCTCCTGCGGACGCGGGCGGAGGATGGGACCTGGCGCTTCTCCCACGCGGACGTGTGGGACACGGCCCTGCTCTGCCGGGCCCTGGAAGGCCACGAGCGCTTCGGGGCCACGCTGCGTGACGGGGCCGAGGCCTTCCTGCTGCGCCACCAGAAGCGTGATGGGGGTTGGCCCTACCGCAACGATGTCGAGTCCGACACGGACACCACGGGGATGGTGATGCTCGCCTTGTCCCCCGGCGCCGCGAGCCTCGACGCCTCACGTGCGGCGGCGGGCTATCTGTCGCGCATGCGGACGGAGGCCGGGTTGTGGCGCACCTGGCAGTACCGGGAGGACCCTCCCGCGGAGGAGGTGGTCGCGCATGCCGTGCTCGGCCTGCGCAGGTGGGGCGCGGACGGGGACGCGTGGCTGCCGGGAACGCAATGGCTCGCCACACGCCTGCACGAGGACACCGGTTGGTGCGCGCACTGGTACAACATGCAGTCCTACGCGGCGCATGAGATTGGAATGGCGCTCGGGCCCGCTCACCCGGCGACGCGCCATGCCGCGCGGCTGCTGGTGGCGCGGCGGAACGCGGATGGCGGCTGGGGCCCCACGGCGGGAGCCGCGAGCTCGGCGGCGGCCACCGGCATGTCCCTGGCCCTGCTCGGCCATTACCTCCCGGCCGAGCACCCCGTCATCTCGCGCGCGGTCCACCTGCTGGTGGAGCTCCAGCAGCCAGATGGCGCCTGGCCCGGACCGGTGGAGATGTTCGTCCCGCGGCCCTTCGCCATCGACTACCCGATGCAGGCCCTCGCGCTCGCCGCGCACGGACTGGCCCTCGTGGCCGGGCCTCCCCGCGCACCGCTCATCCCCCTGGAGTGA
- a CDS encoding prephenate dehydrogenase/arogenate dehydrogenase family protein, translating into MTVAIIGYGRFGRALGSLLDAAGIGYRAWDTTADIPAPHRAGSIPELLAGAEQVVVAVPVPRMHEVLQTLRPHLKPEQLVLDVGSVKVKPVQAMNEVLGTKLPWVGTHPLFGPLSLAMAERPLRVVVSPNPLHPDAARQARAFFERLGCEVIEQTPEGHDRIMAHTHALTFFVAKGMLDAGSGVDVPFAPASFKALSRTIDIVRSDAGHLFTAIQHENPFAHEARRHLLQALGAIHQELEAIPPEAATPDTPRMELPALETGMPELLETREHIDQLDRELVELLARRAELARRAIRAKAEAGQPVPDPAREDEVIATRRAWATELGLDPDGVESIFRAVLRFSRRAQHSG; encoded by the coding sequence ATGACGGTCGCCATCATCGGATATGGCCGCTTTGGCCGCGCACTGGGCTCCCTTCTGGACGCGGCGGGCATCGGTTACCGGGCGTGGGACACCACGGCGGACATCCCCGCGCCCCACCGCGCCGGCTCCATCCCGGAGCTGCTCGCGGGGGCCGAGCAGGTGGTGGTGGCCGTGCCGGTGCCGCGGATGCACGAGGTGCTCCAGACGCTGCGCCCCCACCTGAAGCCGGAGCAGCTGGTGCTCGACGTGGGCAGCGTCAAGGTGAAGCCCGTGCAGGCCATGAACGAGGTGCTCGGCACGAAGCTACCGTGGGTGGGCACCCATCCCCTCTTCGGGCCGCTCAGCCTCGCCATGGCCGAGCGCCCGTTGCGCGTGGTCGTCTCCCCCAATCCGCTCCACCCGGACGCGGCCCGCCAGGCCCGGGCCTTCTTCGAGCGGCTGGGCTGCGAGGTCATCGAGCAGACGCCCGAGGGCCATGACCGGATCATGGCGCACACGCACGCGCTCACCTTCTTCGTGGCCAAGGGGATGTTGGATGCCGGCTCGGGGGTGGACGTGCCCTTCGCGCCCGCGAGCTTCAAGGCGCTGTCGCGCACCATCGACATCGTCCGCTCGGACGCCGGACACCTCTTCACCGCCATCCAGCACGAGAACCCCTTCGCGCACGAGGCGCGCAGACACCTGCTGCAGGCGCTCGGGGCCATCCACCAGGAGCTGGAGGCGATTCCGCCCGAGGCGGCCACACCGGACACGCCGCGCATGGAGCTGCCGGCGCTCGAGACGGGCATGCCGGAGCTGTTGGAGACCCGCGAGCACATCGACCAGCTCGACCGGGAGCTGGTGGAGCTGCTGGCGAGGCGGGCGGAGCTGGCACGGCGGGCGATTCGCGCCAAGGCCGAGGCGGGCCAGCCGGTGCCGGACCCGGCCCGGGAGGACGAGGTGATCGCCACGCGCCGGGCCTGGGCCACCGAGCTGGGGCTGGACCCGGACGGAGTGGAGTCCATCTTCCGCGCCGTGCTGCGCTTCTCCCGGCGTGCCCAACACTCGGGGTGA
- a CDS encoding aminotransferase class I/II-fold pyridoxal phosphate-dependent enzyme — protein MIRAARHIENVRYAIRNVVAEASRLEAQGRRILFLNIGDPLKFDFQTPPHLIEAVHRAMRDGHNGYAPSAGIPAAREAIARECTRTGIPGITPSDVVVTSGASEALELALTALLDPGERVLLPNPGYPLYNALMAKLNARGVPYTLDEERGWTLDLEEIDALCTPGTRAILLCNPNNPTGAVLDRKVLEGLLELARRRGLVILSDEIYDKLLYDKDHTPTASLAKDVPIITFNGLSKAYLACGWRMGWLVFCNAHLMPELKSAVMRLADARLCAPAPQQYAIQPALEGPQEHIPEMMKRMRSRRDLMVRRINAIPGLSVVEPAAAFYAMVRLQLPGVTDDEQFVLSLLRETGVLFVHGSGFGQKAGTHHFRVVFLPPEDILSTAFDRLDAFIREHHVVGGHAARASGPA, from the coding sequence GTGATTCGCGCCGCCAGGCACATCGAGAACGTCCGCTACGCCATCCGCAACGTCGTGGCCGAGGCGAGCCGCCTGGAAGCCCAGGGCCGGCGCATCCTCTTCCTGAACATCGGGGATCCGCTCAAATTCGACTTCCAGACGCCGCCGCACCTCATCGAGGCGGTGCACCGCGCGATGCGGGACGGACACAACGGCTATGCGCCCTCGGCGGGCATCCCGGCCGCGCGCGAGGCCATCGCCCGCGAGTGCACGCGCACCGGCATCCCCGGCATCACGCCCTCGGACGTGGTCGTCACCAGCGGCGCCAGCGAGGCACTCGAGCTGGCCCTCACGGCCCTGCTGGACCCCGGCGAGCGCGTCCTGCTGCCCAACCCCGGCTACCCGCTCTACAACGCCCTCATGGCCAAGCTGAACGCCCGGGGCGTGCCCTACACCTTGGACGAGGAGCGCGGCTGGACGTTGGACCTGGAGGAGATCGACGCGCTGTGCACTCCCGGCACCCGCGCGATCCTGCTGTGCAACCCCAACAACCCCACGGGCGCGGTGCTCGACCGCAAGGTGCTGGAGGGACTGCTGGAGCTCGCCCGGCGGCGTGGGCTCGTCATCCTCTCCGATGAAATCTACGACAAGCTGCTCTACGACAAGGACCACACGCCCACCGCGTCGCTGGCGAAGGACGTGCCCATCATCACCTTCAATGGCCTGTCCAAGGCATACCTGGCCTGTGGCTGGCGCATGGGGTGGCTCGTCTTCTGCAACGCGCACCTGATGCCGGAGCTCAAGAGCGCGGTGATGCGGCTGGCGGATGCCCGGCTGTGCGCGCCCGCCCCGCAGCAGTACGCCATCCAGCCCGCGCTTGAGGGGCCCCAGGAGCACATCCCGGAGATGATGAAGCGGATGCGCTCGCGGCGCGACTTGATGGTGCGCCGCATCAACGCCATCCCCGGCCTGTCCGTGGTGGAGCCCGCCGCCGCCTTCTACGCGATGGTCCGCCTCCAACTGCCCGGCGTGACGGACGACGAGCAGTTCGTCCTGTCGCTGCTGCGCGAGACGGGCGTGCTCTTCGTCCACGGCAGCGGCTTCGGACAGAAGGCCGGCACGCACCACTTCCGGGTGGTGTTCCTCCCGCCGGAGGACATCCTCTCCACCGCCTTCGACCGGCTGGACGCCTTCATCCGCGAGCACCACGTGGTGGGAGGGCACGCGGCTCGCGCCAGCGGCCCGGCCTGA
- a CDS encoding DUF2135 domain-containing protein, giving the protein MSLPRALFTGVLLAALALPGCKRSSPDEVNPPVPQAPKADPGPFARAGLTAPTTVPGERDTGTVDLPALRDAVADPQPVTEEELMRLVGEANWRGGQPANGPRPGAPRPSRRNPQTLGEAEVDESLGSEQMEGALAPAPAGAPPPSELRPTVEPAPAPEPSELAEAPADRDGLDFEERPRVLEQKRREIIQIIKGGSSQRASSGGRGGGDGPRTAMLDNASPEKPKEKSKPAEPPRPVLPKVETAQRVAKVLVQDDEGRYQPLVTREVRVVTYIQGARARTVVDYLFENNTGRALEGTFYYPLPGGATVAGFALYSGAVAVDSPSLFQSTELLPPLGDSGKAETLVAAAPPSPPGAKRSWGEPQEARVVEQKRAREVYEDVVRRNVDPALLEWAGASNFSARVFPLPPKSLKRVVIAYEQTLLFDGQRLRYTWPVPPGAGKGLKVSARVHVDPRHAGEVVVGPETGKPLTLGTWQAWDWPKLQGDGALDVALTPRSQDADVLVGADPAGLPGQAFFTRVRLPERLTASSEEAATGRAVLVVDTSLSAEDGNAWALQGAMLRALLEKDPSLTEYAVLLFDVRPRWLHGTGFRRNTPEARQQTFSELEHVFLEGASNVAGMLSELDRAGSDWLKPAASGGRVTAFLLSDGNVTWGQSNVEELISRHPAAETLRWVSYRFGEAAVNTDLFDALARSGGGRVVNVLSGAEVDAAARAHRAASVVLARVGVKGAQVKDLVVSGRPHLVYAGQELRVAGRLVGDGQAQLEVVTQAAGEERTLSVPLPRDADSTFAPRAWAELFVSRLVGLDDVKLDRMVVALSQHYRLANARASMLVLESEGDYVRYAVRDEQMDLTDLDALRRQQEDQRRDELLGLSLSGVPDSGREVLRVLKEKQAELGSRVKAQPLRDEPYAGGEERLQAELAYRRARRENKEDVLVYEAVARKRAFSGDTWGAVRALSSPVELRPKDAEALRLVGYGLLALGQFPAATELFEHVRLNRPFEPQSYLEEALALDAAGRPAEAARNWEIVLARAWKRHDSQTKTVAAYHYGRLLAALARHPRLAAQSAALEARRRELNSPQEMSPIDYQLTTHWNSDGTDIDLWVMEPNGEKCFYSHKQTSLGGRLHWDITDGLGPELYHARKAAPGTYFVLVHYFGNNSQRYVVPTALLLVTDRNVFSQDDAYQRRFQVRILPRQNAQLLLRREELVPPPAPVAKSEE; this is encoded by the coding sequence ATGTCCCTCCCGCGCGCCCTGTTCACCGGAGTCCTCCTCGCGGCCCTGGCCCTGCCGGGCTGCAAGCGCAGCTCACCGGACGAAGTGAATCCCCCGGTGCCCCAGGCCCCCAAGGCGGACCCGGGCCCCTTCGCCCGCGCCGGGCTCACCGCGCCCACCACCGTGCCGGGCGAGCGGGACACGGGGACGGTGGACCTCCCGGCGCTGCGCGACGCCGTCGCCGACCCGCAGCCCGTCACCGAGGAAGAGCTCATGCGGCTCGTGGGTGAGGCGAACTGGCGCGGAGGCCAGCCCGCCAATGGGCCGCGCCCTGGAGCGCCGCGGCCGAGCCGCCGCAACCCGCAGACCCTCGGCGAAGCGGAAGTGGACGAGTCCCTGGGCTCCGAGCAGATGGAGGGCGCGCTGGCACCGGCTCCGGCAGGGGCGCCTCCACCCTCGGAGCTCCGTCCCACCGTCGAGCCCGCGCCGGCTCCCGAGCCGTCGGAGCTGGCGGAGGCCCCCGCGGATCGCGATGGGCTCGACTTCGAGGAGCGCCCGCGCGTGCTGGAGCAGAAGCGGCGGGAGATCATCCAGATCATCAAGGGCGGCTCCTCGCAACGCGCCTCCAGCGGGGGCCGGGGCGGTGGAGATGGCCCGCGCACGGCGATGCTGGACAACGCCTCCCCCGAGAAGCCCAAGGAGAAGTCCAAGCCGGCCGAGCCGCCCCGGCCGGTGCTGCCGAAGGTGGAGACCGCGCAGCGCGTGGCCAAGGTGCTGGTGCAGGACGATGAGGGCCGCTACCAGCCGCTGGTGACGCGCGAGGTGCGCGTGGTGACGTACATCCAGGGAGCCCGCGCGCGCACCGTGGTGGACTACCTCTTCGAGAACAACACCGGGCGCGCGCTGGAAGGCACCTTCTATTACCCGCTTCCGGGTGGGGCGACGGTGGCGGGCTTCGCGCTGTACTCGGGCGCGGTGGCGGTGGACTCGCCCTCGCTCTTCCAGTCCACGGAGCTGCTGCCGCCGCTGGGAGACTCGGGCAAGGCGGAGACGCTCGTGGCGGCCGCCCCGCCGAGCCCGCCGGGAGCGAAGCGCTCGTGGGGTGAACCCCAGGAGGCCCGCGTCGTCGAGCAGAAGCGTGCCCGCGAGGTGTACGAGGACGTGGTGCGCCGCAACGTGGACCCGGCGCTGCTGGAGTGGGCGGGCGCCTCCAACTTCAGCGCGCGCGTCTTCCCCCTGCCGCCGAAGTCCCTCAAGCGCGTGGTCATCGCCTACGAGCAGACGCTCCTCTTCGACGGCCAGCGCCTGCGCTACACGTGGCCGGTGCCGCCGGGCGCGGGCAAGGGCCTGAAGGTCTCGGCGCGCGTGCACGTGGACCCGAGGCACGCGGGCGAGGTGGTGGTGGGCCCGGAGACGGGCAAGCCGCTCACGCTCGGCACCTGGCAGGCGTGGGACTGGCCGAAGCTGCAAGGGGACGGCGCGCTGGACGTGGCGCTCACGCCCCGGAGCCAGGACGCGGACGTGCTGGTGGGCGCGGACCCGGCGGGACTGCCCGGGCAGGCCTTCTTCACCCGGGTGCGGCTGCCGGAGCGGCTCACCGCGAGCAGCGAGGAGGCGGCCACCGGGCGGGCGGTGCTGGTGGTGGACACCTCGCTGTCGGCGGAGGACGGCAACGCCTGGGCACTCCAGGGCGCCATGCTGCGCGCGCTGCTGGAGAAGGACCCGAGCCTCACCGAGTACGCGGTGCTCCTCTTCGACGTGCGCCCGCGCTGGCTGCACGGCACCGGCTTCCGGCGCAACACGCCCGAGGCCCGGCAGCAGACCTTCTCCGAGCTGGAGCACGTCTTCCTCGAGGGTGCCTCCAACGTGGCGGGCATGCTCTCCGAGCTGGACCGGGCCGGAAGCGACTGGCTGAAGCCCGCGGCCAGCGGCGGGCGGGTGACGGCCTTCCTGCTCTCGGACGGCAACGTCACCTGGGGACAGAGCAACGTGGAGGAGCTCATCTCCCGCCACCCGGCGGCGGAGACGCTGCGCTGGGTGAGCTACCGCTTCGGCGAGGCGGCGGTGAACACGGACCTCTTCGACGCGCTGGCGCGCTCGGGCGGAGGCCGGGTGGTGAACGTGCTCTCCGGCGCCGAGGTGGACGCGGCGGCGCGCGCGCACCGGGCGGCCTCGGTGGTGCTCGCCCGGGTGGGGGTGAAGGGCGCGCAGGTGAAGGACCTGGTGGTGTCGGGCCGGCCGCACCTCGTCTACGCCGGGCAGGAGCTGCGGGTGGCGGGGCGGCTGGTGGGCGACGGCCAGGCGCAACTGGAGGTGGTGACGCAGGCCGCGGGCGAGGAGCGCACCCTGTCGGTGCCGCTGCCGCGCGACGCGGACAGCACCTTCGCTCCCCGCGCGTGGGCCGAGCTCTTCGTGTCGCGGCTGGTGGGACTGGATGACGTGAAGCTGGACCGGATGGTGGTGGCGCTCAGCCAGCACTACCGGCTGGCCAACGCCCGGGCCTCCATGCTGGTGCTGGAGTCCGAGGGGGACTACGTGCGCTACGCGGTGCGCGACGAGCAGATGGACCTCACCGACCTGGACGCGCTGCGGCGGCAGCAGGAGGACCAGCGCCGGGACGAGCTGCTGGGGCTGTCGCTGAGCGGGGTGCCGGACTCGGGCCGCGAGGTGCTGCGGGTGCTGAAGGAGAAGCAGGCGGAGCTGGGCTCGCGGGTGAAGGCGCAGCCGCTGCGGGACGAGCCCTACGCGGGCGGCGAGGAGCGCCTGCAGGCGGAGCTGGCGTACCGGCGGGCGCGGCGGGAGAACAAGGAGGACGTGCTGGTGTACGAGGCGGTGGCGCGCAAGCGGGCCTTCTCCGGTGACACGTGGGGCGCGGTGCGGGCGCTCTCCTCACCGGTGGAGCTGCGCCCCAAGGACGCCGAGGCGCTTCGGCTGGTGGGCTACGGACTGCTGGCGCTCGGCCAGTTCCCCGCCGCCACGGAGCTCTTCGAGCACGTGCGGCTCAACCGTCCCTTCGAGCCCCAGTCCTATCTGGAGGAGGCCCTGGCCCTCGACGCCGCGGGGCGGCCCGCCGAGGCGGCGCGCAACTGGGAGATCGTCCTGGCCCGCGCGTGGAAGCGCCATGACAGCCAGACGAAGACGGTGGCGGCGTACCACTACGGCCGGCTGCTGGCGGCGCTCGCACGGCATCCCCGGCTGGCCGCGCAGTCGGCGGCGCTCGAGGCCCGGCGGCGCGAGCTGAACAGCCCCCAGGAGATGAGCCCCATCGACTACCAGCTCACCACGCACTGGAACTCGGACGGGACGGACATCGACCTGTGGGTGATGGAGCCCAACGGCGAGAAGTGCTTCTACAGCCACAAGCAGACGAGCCTGGGCGGCAGGCTGCACTGGGACATCACCGACGGCCTGGGGCCCGAGCTGTACCACGCGCGCAAGGCGGCGCCGGGCACGTACTTCGTGCTGGTGCACTACTTCGGCAACAACTCGCAGCGCTACGTGGTGCCCACCGCCCTGCTGCTGGTGACGGACCGGAACGTCTTCTCCCAGGACGACGCCTACCAGCGGCGCTTCCAGGTGCGCATCCTGCCCCGGCAGAACGCCCAGCTGCTGCTGCGGCGCGAGGAGCTGGTGCCCCCTCCGGCTCCGGTGGCGAAGTCCGAGGAGTGA
- a CDS encoding nuclear transport factor 2 family protein, whose protein sequence is MAEFPCSGAEWPPAQCHEGIDVSEAKKNVERTRLIFEEMARTGSNQPLLEAMDEEAIYKLSLPKGTPLSGEFRGKQAILEYFERLDQVLEVQEVKTWDFVGNGEQVIVLGDEQFVVKKTGRTCYSEFAFVLDFSGGKIVRALVIEDLSGVVEAFAPANTRAASRASGA, encoded by the coding sequence ATGGCCGAGTTCCCCTGCTCGGGCGCAGAGTGGCCTCCGGCGCAGTGCCACGAGGGAATCGACGTGTCCGAAGCGAAGAAGAACGTGGAGCGGACCCGGCTCATCTTCGAGGAGATGGCCCGGACCGGCAGCAACCAGCCTCTCCTCGAGGCCATGGATGAGGAGGCCATCTACAAGCTGTCCCTGCCCAAGGGCACCCCCCTCAGCGGAGAGTTCCGGGGCAAGCAGGCCATCCTCGAGTACTTCGAGCGGCTCGATCAGGTGCTCGAGGTCCAGGAGGTGAAGACCTGGGACTTCGTCGGCAATGGCGAGCAGGTCATCGTGCTCGGCGACGAGCAGTTCGTCGTGAAGAAGACCGGACGCACCTGCTACAGCGAGTTCGCCTTCGTCCTCGACTTCAGCGGCGGGAAGATCGTCCGCGCGCTCGTCATCGAGGACCTTTCCGGCGTCGTCGAGGCCTTCGCTCCCGCGAATACACGGGCGGCTTCACGCGCCTCCGGGGCTTGA
- a CDS encoding U32 family peptidase, which translates to MPSRRPEILAPAGDLDSLRAALASGADAVYFGLDEGFNARARADNFSLERLPETMVLVHRAGARAYVTMNTLVFEPELPLVERILRRVAESGVDALIIQDPAIALLARAICPQLELHASTQMTVSSAEGIRFARGLGVTRVVVPRELSTTEIRRLASQTDMELEVFIHGALCMSWSGQCLTSEAWGGRSANRGQCAQSCRLPYDLVVDHQTRDLGDVRYLLSPKDLAGVRAVPDLVDIGVHSLKIEGRLKGPQYVTTTVQGYRRWVDGVVAGKPDERQLEKDLADMSLTYSRGFSNGFLGGSDHQTLVEGRFPKHRGLYLGRVRSVSGKEVFVTPDERPWTGGLGLGEERPESPAGAIASPLPGGEPTPAHVDPRPGMGVVFDANTPEDKHEPGGPIFRVERKGQGWVLGFGHPGPDLGRVAPGQRVWLNSDPSLARRTESLLSHGEPEGRIPLTLKVSGAEGTPLRLQASAWGHECSAVSPTPLTASRGKGLDEALLKDKLGACGGTPFTLAKLDCAELTPGLHLPVSELKALRRDVVAELTAAVERGHQRTVVETPVLEQVRASLLARVPEVAAEETPRLLPLCRNDAQLEAVLAAGLREVELDWMEMVGLQRAVERARAAGLRVTIATVRVQKPGEEGYDARLDKLRPDAVLVRHWGALMHFLERPEGQPRPVLHGDFSLNVTNSLTAAHLLGLGLDTLTFSHDLDETQLFSLLDHTPAHRFAVALHHHIATFHTEHCVYSHTLSNGRDFKSCGRPCEKHQISLRDRIGLEHPVIVDVGCRNTVFNAQAQSAASLVPKLLERGVRRFRVEFVRESQEEATRVLGAYQELLAGRISPAEAVRRTAVHEQFGVTRGTMKVLSTPPSAH; encoded by the coding sequence ATGCCTTCCCGACGTCCTGAGATCCTCGCACCCGCGGGCGACCTCGATTCACTGCGCGCGGCACTCGCCAGTGGAGCCGATGCCGTCTATTTCGGGTTGGACGAGGGCTTCAACGCCCGCGCCCGTGCCGACAACTTCTCGCTCGAGCGGCTGCCCGAGACGATGGTGCTCGTCCACCGCGCCGGGGCTCGCGCCTACGTGACGATGAACACGCTCGTCTTCGAGCCCGAGCTGCCCCTGGTGGAGCGCATCCTGCGCCGCGTGGCCGAGTCCGGTGTGGACGCCCTCATCATCCAGGACCCGGCCATCGCCCTGCTGGCCCGCGCCATCTGCCCCCAGCTGGAGCTGCACGCCTCCACGCAGATGACGGTCTCCAGCGCCGAGGGCATCCGCTTCGCCCGGGGCCTGGGTGTCACCCGCGTCGTCGTCCCCCGGGAGCTCTCCACCACCGAAATCCGCCGCCTGGCCAGCCAGACGGACATGGAGCTGGAGGTCTTCATCCACGGCGCGCTGTGCATGTCCTGGAGCGGCCAGTGCCTCACCAGCGAGGCCTGGGGCGGGCGCTCGGCCAACCGCGGCCAGTGTGCCCAGTCCTGCCGCCTGCCGTATGACCTGGTGGTGGATCACCAGACGCGCGACCTCGGCGACGTGCGCTACCTGCTCAGCCCCAAGGACCTCGCGGGCGTGCGGGCCGTGCCCGACCTCGTGGACATCGGCGTCCACAGCCTGAAGATCGAAGGCCGCCTCAAGGGCCCGCAGTACGTGACGACCACCGTGCAGGGCTACCGGCGGTGGGTGGACGGAGTCGTCGCCGGCAAGCCGGATGAGCGCCAGCTCGAGAAGGACCTGGCCGACATGTCCCTCACGTACAGCCGGGGCTTCTCCAATGGCTTCCTCGGGGGCTCGGACCACCAGACGCTCGTCGAGGGCCGCTTCCCCAAGCACCGGGGCCTGTACCTCGGCCGCGTGCGCTCCGTGTCCGGCAAGGAGGTCTTCGTCACCCCCGATGAGCGTCCGTGGACCGGCGGCCTCGGCCTGGGCGAGGAGCGCCCCGAGTCGCCCGCGGGAGCCATTGCCTCTCCGCTGCCCGGCGGCGAGCCCACGCCGGCCCACGTGGATCCGCGCCCGGGCATGGGCGTCGTCTTCGACGCGAACACCCCCGAGGACAAGCACGAGCCGGGAGGCCCCATCTTCCGCGTGGAACGCAAGGGCCAGGGCTGGGTGCTGGGCTTCGGCCACCCGGGACCGGACCTCGGACGGGTGGCGCCGGGGCAGCGCGTGTGGCTCAACAGCGACCCGTCCCTCGCCCGCCGCACGGAGAGCCTGCTCTCCCACGGCGAGCCCGAGGGCCGCATCCCGCTCACCCTGAAGGTCTCCGGTGCCGAGGGCACGCCGCTGCGCCTGCAGGCGAGCGCCTGGGGACACGAGTGCTCGGCCGTGAGTCCGACGCCGCTCACCGCGTCCCGGGGCAAGGGCCTGGACGAGGCGCTGCTGAAGGACAAGCTGGGTGCCTGCGGAGGCACGCCCTTCACGTTGGCGAAGCTGGACTGCGCGGAGCTGACGCCGGGCCTGCACCTGCCGGTGTCGGAGCTCAAGGCGCTGCGCCGGGACGTCGTGGCCGAGCTCACCGCGGCGGTGGAGCGGGGCCACCAGCGCACGGTGGTGGAGACGCCAGTGCTGGAGCAGGTGCGCGCCTCGCTGCTGGCGCGCGTGCCCGAGGTGGCGGCCGAGGAGACGCCGCGCCTGCTGCCGCTGTGCCGCAATGACGCGCAGCTGGAGGCCGTGCTCGCCGCGGGCCTGCGCGAGGTGGAGCTGGACTGGATGGAGATGGTGGGCCTGCAGCGCGCGGTGGAGCGGGCGAGGGCCGCGGGCCTGCGCGTGACGATCGCCACCGTGCGCGTGCAGAAGCCGGGCGAGGAGGGCTACGACGCGCGGCTCGACAAGCTGCGTCCCGACGCGGTGCTGGTGCGCCACTGGGGAGCGCTGATGCACTTCCTGGAGCGGCCCGAGGGCCAGCCGCGCCCGGTGCTGCACGGGGACTTCTCGCTCAACGTGACCAACTCACTGACGGCGGCGCACCTGCTGGGCCTGGGGCTGGACACGCTCACCTTCTCGCACGACCTGGACGAGACGCAGCTCTTCTCGCTGCTCGACCACACGCCGGCGCACCGCTTCGCCGTGGCGCTGCACCACCACATCGCCACGTTCCACACGGAGCACTGCGTCTACTCCCACACCCTGTCCAACGGGCGCGACTTCAAGAGCTGCGGACGGCCGTGTGAGAAGCATCAAATCTCCCTGCGCGACCGCATTGGCCTGGAGCACCCGGTCATCGTGGACGTGGGGTGCCGCAACACGGTGTTCAACGCGCAGGCACAGAGCGCGGCCTCGCTGGTTCCGAAGCTGCTGGAGCGAGGGGTGCGCCGTTTCCGGGTGGAGTTCGTGCGCGAGTCCCAGGAGGAAGCCACGCGGGTACTCGGGGCCTACCAGGAGCTGCTGGCGGGAAGAATCTCCCCGGCCGAGGCGGTACGCCGCACGGCGGTGCACGAGCAGTTCGGCGTCACGAGGGGAACGATGAAGGTCCTGAGCACCCCCCCAAGTGCCCACTGA